In the Campylobacter sputorum subsp. sputorum genome, TTTCTAAAATTTGATGCACCATCTAATCCTTTTGAGTATTCGTGTAAATGTTTTCTAAAAAGCCCTACTCCACGCTCACTAAAGTGCTCTAACATCTGCTCAAAATGATATAAGATAATCTCTTTTTTAAGTTTATTGTCTATATTTTTTCCGGTTTTTATCTCGTGAAATATCCAAGGCTTTCCTATGCTTGCTCTTCCTATCATAAGTGCGTCGCATTGTGTGGTTTTTAGTATTTCATTAGCGTTATTTTCATCTATATTTCCGTTTGCAACTAGTGGTATTTTTATGCTATTTTTTGCTTCTTTTATGGCTTCATAATCAACTCTAGATGAAAATCCGCCAGTTTTTGTTCTACCATGCATTGTTATAAAATCAGCCCCTGCTTCCTCGCAAGCTTTTGCTATGATTACTGGAATTTTCTCATCAAAACCGATTCTTACTTTTACACTTAGATATGTTTTGTTTGATAATTTTTTTATTGTTTGTATTAAGCTTTGCATTAAAGATATATCTTTTAAAAGAGCAGAACCAGCATTTTGCTTTACAACTTTTGGTGCAGGACAACCGCAATTTAAATCAATTCCATCAATATCATCAAATTTATTTAAAACACAAACAGCATTTTTTACACTATCAACATTTGATGCTTCTATTTGGACTATGAAAGGCTTTTCTAAATGCGAATGTGTCAGCATTTTAAGAGTTTTTTCATTTTCATAAGCTAACGCATTTGCACTTATCATCTCACTAACTGTTACATCACACCCGAAACGTTTTACAACGTTTCTTAAAGGCGGATCTGAATAACCGGCAAGAGGAGCTAAGAAAAGCGGTAATTTATTAAAATCTATCATTAAAAAATAGTTTTAATGGTGCTTTTTGTCCATTATCTCTTAAAAAGAGCATAGTTTTAAACTCTAAGTAATCATCATCCTCTGAGCTTGATACAATTTCTCTAATCTCATCAAGCATTTGCAAGTCATATAATATATATAGATAAGCTTTTTGTGCTTTTTGATTATATGAAGATAGATTTTTAAATGTTTGCATGATAGCTTCTGGTGGTATTTTGTTTTGAAAAGTTTGTGCAATTATGATAAATCCGTTTTCACTTAAATCACATTTTTTAAGTAAATTTAAAAGCTCACCTTGTTTTATTTCAAATTTATCATCTTTATTTATGTGTCTGTTTATCAAAATTAGAGTTTGTGCTTCTGTAAAGCTATCATTAAATTTCATAATATTTTCATAATTTCCAGTAGAAATAAGTTTTTCTTTTGCTTTTGTGATGAAAAGCGGATTTATATTTTCACTATTTGATTTTAAAATATCTAAATAATAATCTGCTAAAGTGGCTATTTTGTTTAATTCATTTTGTATATAAAGTGGATTTTCTTTTGGTAATTTGTATTTTTTTATATCAACAGGAATACCATTTTTTGCGTCTTTTACTATATTGAAAATTTCTTTTAAATCCTCATTTTTAGAGTTTATATGATCTATATTTTTCCAAGGAGATAAAGATTTTAAAACCTCACTTGCATTATCAAAAGCTTTTGTTTTAAATTCCTTATTGCTATCAAATCCGAGCATAATTTCACTAATCATCTCATCATAAATTTTTGTATCTCGTTTTAATGCCCTATTTTGTAAGTAAATTTCAAAGTTTTGGTAAGCCATGTGAAATATTGATAAAAGTATAAAAAATGCTAAAGGCACGACAAACCATGTAGCTATTAATAAATTTATATTAAAGCCCATCAAGCTTAATGTGTATTCGCCGTTGTTAAGCGTATAAACTAATACAAAAACAATGGTTGCGTATAAAATAGAATATATTATATATTTTCTCGCTTTCATTTTTATCCTTTTCGTTTTGGCATTTTTTCTAGCATTTCACTACATACTATACAAAATCTAGCATGTGGCTTAATCTTTAATCTCTCAATACTTATCTCATCATCGCACATTTCACAAATTCCGTATTTTCCATTATCTATTTTGCTAAGAGCCCAGTTTATCTCGCCTAAATTTTTAGCTTGTTGTTCATTGATGGCTTGAGATATTATTTGATCTGTATTTATAGATGCTACATCTAACTCATCACTGGCACCGCTATCTCTAAGTCCGCTTAACTCTTCAGTTGATTTGTTTATGCTTTCTATGATTTTTTCTTTCTCATCGGTAAGCATTTTTTTAAAAGTAGCTAAATCTTTTTTGTTCATTTTTTACCTTTATTTATGATATGGATGCCCTGCATTTATGCAAAGAGCTCTAAAAATTTGTTCAAATAACATAAGTTTTGCAATGCCATGCGATGTAGTTAATCTGCTTAAACTAATTAGTTTTTGCGCTTTTTTCTTAAATTCATCGCTAAATCCATAAGCTCCACCTATAAAAAAAGATACTTTGGTACAATTTTTTATCATTTGAGCAAATTCTAAACTATCTAACATTTTGCCATTTTCATCTAAAACGACATTGAAATTTGACACATATGGCTGATAAGCTTCATCATAGGCAATCCTAGCTTTTTTAACACCATCTGATTGTGCTTTTGAGATTTTATCATTAAAAATATTATTTTGGGAAATTTTTGCATATTTTGATGACATTTTTATATATCTTTTTATATTATCTTCAAAATCGTTACTTTTAGAAATACAATTAACTAAAATTTCCACTTTTAACTCTTAATTATTCATTAATATTTTTAACATATCACTTACAAATTTTTTATGGTCATTTCTTTGAACTATAGCATCTATAAGACCATGTTCTAGTAAAAACTCAGCTGTTTGAAAACCCTCCGGTAAATCAGTACCTATAGTTTGTTTTATAACTCTTCCACCAGCAAAACCTATAAGTGCTTCTGGTTCAGCAATTATAATATCGCCAAGCCAAGCAAATGATGCACTAACTCCGCCCATAGTTGGATCTGTAAGTATTGAAATGTATGGCAACTTCTCTTTATCAAGTAGTTTTAATGCTGCACTTGTTTTACTCATTTGCATAAGGGCAAATGTGCTTTCTTGCATTCTTGCTCCACCACTTGCTGAGATTATGATAAGTGGTTGCCTTTTATCTATACAGCGTTTTATAGCCCTTGTTATCTTTTCTCCTTCGACTGATCCTAAAGATCCTCCCATAAAAGAAAAATCAAAAACAACTATTTGTGCGGCTATATCATTAATCTTGCATTCTCCGCTTATAACAGAACTATTAAGACCTGTTTTTTCGTTATTTTCTATAATTCTTTTTTTATATGACTTTTTATCTACAAATTTAAGTGGATCAGTTGGCGAGAGATCTTTGTCATATTCCACAAAACTATCTTCATCGCACATAAGTTTTATGCGATCTTTTGCTTTTAATCTCATATGATGTCCGCATTTTGGACAAACATTAAATTTGTTTTCAACCTCTTTGTAATACATCAAAGAGTGGCATTTATCACATTTTACCCAATGGCTCGGAGCATCACTTGGAGCTGCTTGTTTTCTTCTTATCTTAGAAAATATTTCAATAAAATCCATAATTATCACCAGTAATTTTTAAATTTTTTCATTATATCAAAAAAATTCTTATATCAAGTTATAAAGATATATTATAGTTTTTAATATTATTAAAGTCAAAATATGATAAAATTGGCACTTAGTAAACCTCAAATAAGGCATCTGTTTTTACAATGAACGATTTTATATCTTATAAAAAAAGTAGTGAAGGCACCATCATATTTTTAAATGGAAATTGGACTTACAATATAAATAAAAAAGTTTTTTCGATTTTTGAAAATATTGTAAAAAAAAGTAAAAATATAATCCTAGATTTGCAGAATTTACAAAATATAGATTATTCTATGGCAATTTTTTTAAAATCTTTTCAAGAAAAAAATGGATTAAAATTTAAGATTATAAACTCAAATGATAAATTTAATAAAATTTTTAATCTTACAAATGATGATAAGATAGATTTTAAGTATATTCCAAGAGTTATAAAAGAAAATGTATTTGAAAAACTTGGAAAAAAACTTATAGATTTTTATTATGATTTTATGATGGTTTGTTCGTTTTTAGGCGAATTTTTTATAAAATTTATAAAAGCTTTTTTTCGTATAAAAAATTTTAGATCAGCAGAAATTTCAAATCATATCAAAACAGCCGGTATAAATTCGGTTTTTATTGTTTGTCTTACTAGCTTTTTAATAGGCATAGTTTTGGTTTATCTTGGCTCAACTATGCTTTCAACTTTTGGTGCAACTATACTTATAGTTGAAATTATGGGAATGCTTACTTTAAGAGAAATCGGTCCAATGATTGCTGCTATTGTTATAGCTGGTCGTAGTGCGTCTAGCTTTACAGCACAAATTGGAGTTATGAAAATAACAGAAGAAATTGATGCTATGAAAACGATGGGCTTTGATTCATTTTATTTTTTAACACTTCCAAGAGTTATTGCAATGATAATAGCTACGCCTCTTGTTATTTTTCTTGCTGATGCTGTTAGTATTTTTGGTCAAATGCTTGTTTGTAATATTTTGTTAGATATACCTATAGCAAGTTATATAGACAGATTTAAAGAAATGGTTGAGATAAAACATTTTCTAGTAGGTATGATAAAAGCACCATTTTTTGGTGCGGCTATATCCATAATAGGATGTTTAAGGGGTTTTGAAATAAGTGGAAGCACAGAAAGTGTAGGTAAATTTACAACAATAAGTGTTGTAAATGCTATATTTTGGGTAATTGCCATAGATGCACTTTTTGCCGTTATTTTCATGGAGCTTGGAATTTGAGTGAAAATATCATAGAAGCAAAAAATCTTACCGTTGCTTATGGTGAAAGAATAATGCAAGATAGCGTAAATTTCAGTGTAAAAAAAGCTGAAATTTATGGTTTTTTAGGCGGAAGTGGAAGTGGTAAAACAACTCTTATGAAAACCCTTTTTTATTTAAAAGAGCCAAAAAGTGGCGTTGTAAAGATTTTTGATAAAGACATATGGGCGTTAGATGATAATGATAGGATGGAGCTAAAACTAAAATGTGGTGTAATGTTTCAGTTTGGTGCACTTTATTCATCTATGAATATACTAGATAATATCGGTGTTTTGCTTAGAGAACATAGTAAAATTCCAAATAAAATTATAGATGAAATTTCTATGTTTTGGCTTCAAAAAGTTGGACTTGATAAACAAACAGCTACTCTTTATCCAAGCCAGTTAAGTGGCGGTATGAAAAAAAGAGCGTCTCTTGCAAGAGCTTTGGTTCTTAGCCCACAAATACTATTTTTAGACGAGCCAAATAGCGGACTTGATCCAATGAGCGCAAGAGGTTTTGATAGATTGATATGTGATCTTAGGGATAGTCTTGGTATTACCGTTGTTATGGTTACACACGATATTGATAGTATTTTTGGTATATTAGATCGCTTTTTGATAATAGAAAATAAAAAAATAATTTTTGAAGGTAATGTAGAAGAAGTTAAAGATTTAAAAAACAATCCTCTTGAGGATTTATTTAGCATGAGGGATAAAAATTATGGAAAATAAAAATTCCTATACAATAGTGGGCGTATTTTTTGTTGTTTGTGTTTTTTGCATATCTATGTTTTTGTTATGGATGAATGCAAGAGGAAATGAAGATGTTTATAGATCATATTATATACAAACACAAGTTTTGCCAAATGGTATAAAAGATGGTAGTGAGGTTAAATTTATCGGTGTTCCTGCTGGATTTGTAAAAAGAATATATTTTAGCAATTTACAAAATGCAACGATAGAAATAGAAGTTTTGGTAAATGACGGATTGCCGATAAAAAAAGATAGCACAGCAGTCGTGGAATCTCAAGGGATTACTGGAATTTCATACATAAATATAAGTAAAGGCAGTGATGAGGCTGAGAGTTTTAAAGAAAATGAAAAAGCAGTAATAGCTTTAACACCAGGTCTTATCGATAAAATCACTTCAAGAGCTGATATGTTATATGAAAATTTAATTAACGCATTTAATAGCATATCTTTGGTTTTAAATGATGATAATGCTAAAAAAATAAACTCTATTTTGACAACTTTAAATAGCTCTATATCAAATTTAGGAAGTAAAGAGAACATAGAAAAACTTAATTCTATTATAAATTCCTTAAATATGATTGCAAATAATTTTGAAAATGAAAGCTCTGCTATGAATGGATTTTTTACAAGAGCTACAAAAACCGTTGATAGTATTGATAGACTGATTTACAATATAAATCACACTCTAGCACAGTTTAATACAAACCAAATTTTGATTAGGCAGCGTATAGAAAGTGATGATTATAATCTTAGAGCCATAGCATTTCCAACTTTAAACCAAACCACAAATACTATGATAGAATTTCAAGATGTATTAAAAGAGATAAAAAGTATGTTGTTTAGATTAGAAGATGATCCATATAAATTTTTCTTTAAAAATACTCAAAAAGAAGACTAAAAAGGACGCATTATGAGATATATTATTTTAGCTATTTTATTTTTTTTATTAAATGGATGTAGTTTAAAACTAAGTGAAAATGCACTAAAAGAGCAGTATTATATATTAGAGTATAGCGGTAAAGAAAAGTGTCAAAATAGTAGTGATAAGCATTTGCTTTTTATAGATTTAGTTAAAGCTTCTTTAGATGTAGATACTAGATTTATAAATGTAAAAAATGGTTATAAATTTGATAAACTTGATGGTGCTAAATTTGCGGCTTTACCTACTGAGATGGTTAGAAAAGCTGTATTTAAATCATTTTATTCTAGTTGTAAAATAGAACCAAAAATTGTTATGAAAGATGATTCTTATATATTTAAATCAGAAATTTCGGTACTTCAAATAGACAAAAGTAGAAATGTTGCTATTTTTGAAATGATATATTCTGTAGATAAAGAGACAAAAAGTTTGGTTTCTGATATAAAAAGAGTCGAGGTTAGTGTAAAAAAAGACGAGATAACTGCTATAAATGAAGCTATGAGTTTAGCTTTAGATGCTATTTTGCATGATATAGAAAATAAACTATAGGAGGTTATTTTGCCAAGCGATAAATTCTTAGATCCTATTACAATAGAGACAAACAATATAAAAAAAGAGTTAGAAAAACTTAGTTCTAATTATGAAATTGATATAAAAAATATAGACTATGATTTGATTTCTGTTGTATGTGTTTATAAGCTTGGTACTTTAGAGCAAAAAACTATAACTGCTGATAAATTTGGTATTTTTGATGATAATAAATTTTTTAGTGACAAAAATTTGATATTAAATCAATCCTATAGAGTCGCTTTTTATGATAAAAGAAATCATATTTATCCAAAACTTCCAGATATAAAGCTTGCTGTAAATAAAAACTTTACTAAAGTTATATGTATAGTTAAGGCTATGCCTGATTTTATGTATTATGATGAATTTGGCGATGAAATGCTTAAATTTATAAATAAAAAGCTACTAACTAGTAGAATTTTAATAGGCATTAGAAAAGAAGAACTTACTCAAAGCCTAAAAGATATAAGCGATGATTTAAGACAAAATAATGCTCTTGATAAAGATTATAATTTTACTATAACTACAGGCGTTTTACCAGTTTTAAGTGTAGATGATGATCTTATTTTTCATTATAAAAATAAAATTGTAAATACAAAAGAAGATGGAAATATTGATTATTCTGAGCGTGGATTTTTATATGGTGTTTCAAAAGATGAGGTAATTATAGAGTATATTAAGCCGCGAATGGGTATTTGCGGGAGAGATGTATTTGGTAAAACAATAGAAGTAAAAACACCAAATAGCACATTTGATCCAAATTTATCTATTAGTGAAAATATACAAAAACAAGAAGATGATAACTCTATAAAATTTATCGCAAAAAAGTCTGGATATGTCGTTGAAGAAGATAGTAAATTTGATATAAAAGAAGATTTAGAGGTTTCAAATTTAAGCTTTAAAGATACTGGATCAGTTAGTGTTGGAACTGAAAATAATGTAAAATTAAATGTAACTCAAAAAGATATAAATAAAGATGCGATTGGTGCAAATATAAGTATAGAAACAAGCGAAATTATCATTTCTGGTAGTGTTGGACAAGAAGCAAAAATAAAGGCAAATATTGTAGAAGTTGGCGGAGTTACACACTCTACTTCTTTTATACAGACAAAAAAAGCAAAAATTGCAACTCATATAGGAACTTTAGAGTGTGATGAGTGTGATATAAATCGCCTTGAAAAAGGTAAAGTTTTTGGCAAAATCATCCATATAGGTTCAGCACTTGGCGGAGAAATAAGCGGAGAGGAAATTTATATAGATAATCTTGTTTCAAATGTAACCATAACCGCTTCAAAGCTTATAGAAATTAATCAAAATATAGGAAGTTCAAACAAACTCATAATAGACCCAACTGCCATTCATGCTTATTTAGATCAAATTTCTAACTATCAATCAGAAATTAAAGCTCTAAATTTAGATATAGAAAAACTTCTAAAAGAGATAAAAAAGACTAAAATAACTATAGATGATTCAAAAGAATCTATTAATACAATAAAAGATCAAATCAAAAAAATGATGGAGAAAAAAATAAAAATTCCTTCAGCTTTCATGATAAAGTTAAAAGAATACAAAACTTTGATTAAAAATTATAATGATATGATTTCAGAGTATAAAGATAAAAACTATACTTTAGAAACGATTCATTCAAATTTAAAAAATATTCAAAATAAAATTTTTGATGCACAGATAAAAATTAAAGGAACTTGGGAAGATATGAATGATATAATATTCGTTTTGATAGATCCTCCTAAAAAGTTAAATTATGTCACTATAAAAAATGACTTTATTAAGCTTTTTAAGGTTGAAGAGAGGATTAATGAAGAATATTATATTTATAAAGGTTTTGAAAAATGATAAAAGCCATAGAAGGTATGATAACGAAAAAAGAACCAACTTTTTTAGTTTTAAAAACTGGAAGTGGAGTTAGTTATGGTATTTTTGTTTCGCTATTTACTTACGCAAAATTGGAAAAAAATCAAAAAATAGAACTTTTAATCACGCAAATCATTAGAGAAGATGCAAATTTGCTATATGGATTTTTGGATATAAGCGAACAAAAAATGTTTGAAATGCTAGTTAAACTAAATGGCATAGGTGCCGCAACTGCTATGGCGGTTTGTTCTAGTCTTAATGTTAATGATTTTTCTAATGCGATAATTAGTGGAAATGCCGAGGCATTTAGATCTGTTCCTGGCATTGGTCCAAAGACGGCAAGAAGAATTATCGCTGAGCTAAGCGATGCAAAAATAATTTTAGATAGTGAGCAAGATAGTAGTAATTCAAGAAACGAAGCTATGCAAGCTCTTGAATCACTTGGATTTAAAAGAGATAAAATTTCAAAAGTGTTAAGTGAGTGCAAAAGCGAGGAAACAAGCGAGATTATAAAAGAAGCACTACAAATACTTGGAAAAGGCGTAAAATGAGATTAGCTGTGATATTTGGCGGAGTTAGTTACGAACATGAAATAAGCATAGTTTCAGCTATTGCTTTAAAAAATGTATTGAAAACAGATTTGGATTTTATTTTTTGTGATAAATTTAGAAATTTTTATCTCATAGATAAAAAAGATATGAAAGCAAATTTCTTCAGTTCTAAAAAGTATCAAAAGTCAAAACAATTAGAGTTGAAAAATGGTGGATTTTTTACAAAATCTATAATGAGTAAAAAGCTTGATATAACTTGTGTTATAAATTTAATTCACGGATGTGATGGAGAAGATGGTAAAATAGCGGCTTTATTTGACTTTTTTGATATAAATTACATAGGGCCAAGGCTAGAAGCAAGTGTGCTTAGTTTTAGTAAAGAGCTAACAAAACTTTATGCTAAAAAAGTTGGTGTAAATGTGCTTCCTTATGAGGTTATAAAAAGAGGCGAAATGCCGACATTTGAGCTACCTATTATCTTAAAACCGCTTAGACTAGGCAGTTCAATAGGTGTAAGTATGGTGCATGATAAAAGCGATTTAGAGTATGCTTTGGATGTGGCTTTTGAGTTTGATGATGAGGTGTTAGTTGAGCCGCTTATAGAAAATGTAAGAGAGTTTAATCTAGCTGGTTGTAAAATAGAAGATAAAATCGTTCATTCCATAGTTGAAGAGCCTAAAAAAGAAAAAATGCTTGATTTTGAGCAAAAGTATATGAGTTTTTCAAATGAAAATAGAAGCAAAAAAGCAGATATAACATTAGAGCTTGAAAATGAATTTAAAGCTACTTTTGATAAGATTTATAACACAACTTTTGATGGTGCACTCATAAGATGTGACTTTTTTTATCACGAGGGTAAAATTTACCTCAATGAGATAAATCCAAACCCCGGAAGTTTGGCAAACTATCTTTTTAATGATTTTGAAAATATTATTTTAAAATTGGCAAAAAATACCCCAAAAAGTAAGCAAATAGATATAGATTATAAATTTATAAACTCTATAACATCGGCAAAAGATAAACTTTAACGATAAATTAATTAAATTATTGCTAAATTTTACATATTATTTTATGTAAAGGTTTGATTTATGCCATCGTTTAATAAAGATGAAATTTACACAGCAACAGAGGTTGTGAGGAATTTTGCATCAGTTATGAAAAAAGTTGATACTGGGGAATTAGGGCGAGTAATCATCGTAAAAAATAGCAAATTTGAAGCCGTACTTCTTAGTATGAAAGAGTATGAAAGACTGCAAAATGCTGTTACTTTGCTAGAACAAATTTACTCTAATAGAAAAAGGGACGAAATTGGCAGTTAAAGAGATAAAATTTGGTTTTAAAAAATATAACATAAGCTATGAAATTTTAAATCAAAATAATCAAAAAGATATAGTTTTTTTACACGGCTGGGGTGCTAATAAAGATATAATGAAAAAAGCCTTTGGCTCTAAATTTAGCGAATTTAGACATATTTATATAGATTTGCCTGGATTTGGAAAAAGCTCTATGAATGGTGCTATAAATACCAAAGATTATGCAAAAATCATATCTAGATTTTTAAAAGAGATAAACTCAACCAAAGATATAGTCGTAGGGCATTCTTTTGGTGGAAAAGTCGGCGTTTTGCTAAACCCAAATACTTTAGTTTTATTAAGCAGTGCTGGTATTGTGGTTAAAAAAAGAATAATCGTAAGACTAAAAATAGCTATTTTTAAGTTTTTTAAGATGTTAGGATTTGGATTTTTATACAAACTTTTTGCCACAAAGGATGTTGCTGGTATGAGTAAAGAGATGTATGAGACACTAAAAAAAGTTGTTGATGAGGATTATAGCCCTTATTTTGGTGCTTATAAGGGTAGGGCGTTTATATTTTGGGGAAAAGAAGATAGAACTACGCCCTTAAAATGCGGCGAAAGGATAAATTCTTTGATTAAAAATAGCGAACTTTTTGCGTTAAGCGGGGATCATTTTTTCTTTTTGCTTCATGGCGAGTTTATAAATAATGTAGTTTTGAGTGATTGCACACAGAGTCATTTTTAGGGTTAAAGTATGGATGTTTTTATATTTATAACAAATTTTCTTTTTACGCTTTTGCTTGGATTTTATCTTATTACAGCACTTCAATGGTTTTCTTATAAATTTGAAAGAGTAATTTTTCACTTTACAAAACCACTTTGGCACCTTTTCTTTTTGGTAGTTCCCATTTTGCTTTATTATGCTTTAAATTATGTAAATTTTATATATTTTGCCGTGTATTTTTACATAATTTTTGTTCCTACTTTGTATTTTTGGCACAAAAAACTAGATAAAAAGCTTGTTTTTACAGCTAGAGTTAAAAGATTTTTTGTTATTTTAGGTTTAGTAACGCTTTTTATAGATATTTTACTTATTAAAAAAGTCGAGATTTTACCGATATTTTTGCCACTAATAATATCTTTTTTGATAAGTTTTATTTTTGAAAGTTTTAACTCAAAGCTTTTTATAAAATCTGCTTCTAAAAAACTAGCTAGTATGCCAAATTTAATTATCATAGAAATTACTGCAAGTTATGGTAAAACTAGCATTAAAAATTTCTTGTATCAAATTTTAGAGAGCGAGTTTAAGTGCTATAAAACGCCAAGAAGCGTAAATACTTTGATGGGTTTGGTAAAAGATATAAATGAAAATTTAAACACGCAAACTCAAATTTACATAGCCGAAGCAGGAGCAAGGAAAAATGGCGATATCGCTGAAATCACGCAGTTTTTAAAACCTAGT is a window encoding:
- a CDS encoding alpha/beta fold hydrolase; its protein translation is MAVKEIKFGFKKYNISYEILNQNNQKDIVFLHGWGANKDIMKKAFGSKFSEFRHIYIDLPGFGKSSMNGAINTKDYAKIISRFLKEINSTKDIVVGHSFGGKVGVLLNPNTLVLLSSAGIVVKKRIIVRLKIAIFKFFKMLGFGFLYKLFATKDVAGMSKEMYETLKKVVDEDYSPYFGAYKGRAFIFWGKEDRTTPLKCGERINSLIKNSELFALSGDHFFFLLHGEFINNVVLSDCTQSHF